The sequence CATGACCATTTAGTATTCTTGAACAAGCCCAATATGATACGCCACAACTAAAACTAAATTCACGTAGAGTTAATTCCCTTTCTGCCAAGGTAATACGTAATCGATTCCTATATGTATTTTTCTCCATAACTATATGGTTAACCTCCTCAAACTAACTTTATTTAAGGCTATGATTATTCTGGACATGTTAATGCTAAAGTTCGAAAATCCGAACAGTAAAAAAACAATAGACCCTCCAATTTTGACGAGGGTCTATTATCACTATCTCCCTTTAACAAATACAACAATCCAGATGAATTAAGAAATTTAATAAAAATAATTTATAACAGAATAATAATTTGTCCAATACAAGTCACCATTTTGTCTATCAAAAGCTATACCACCTGTTTCACTATTGTCTGTTAATATATCAATAGCGGTGGGCAAACTTGTTGACATATCAGCTTTTTATATTCCATTATTTGTTACAGCATATAGATTGTTTGAGGAATCAAATGTAAGACCGTAAACACCATCGAATAAAGCATTGTAACTATGAACTGGGTTACTATTGATATCCGTATAAACTCGAACATACCCACTATTGTTACAGCCAACATAAACCTTATCTGATGAATCAACAGCTACAGCAGTAGGCCCACCTTTGTCACCACACATGGCTCCAGTATTTAAGTTAGCTTTAACCTCTATCCATCGCCTTTTGGCACAATATCCAAAAGTTCCACTCAAAGACACTTCGGATGGGATTCAGGCAGGCTACTGTTTTGTATTCATTTTCGTGCTCTTAACTTTAGCTGAGTACTGGATTGCTACTCCCCTTGTTAACGAAAGCAGAGAAATCGCACTCACTACCCTATTCAGCTTATTTCCCTTGCCATAACAGCCAATATTCGTTGATAATTGTAGATTAAGCCATCCAATTCCTGACTTACTTGTAATACCTCAGGATTGGATAATCCTTTTTTTTTTGCAAGCTCATGTAGGTATTCCCTTTTCTTTTCTATTAAAATTTGGAGTAAGATATTTGACAACATAGTCATTCTCCTATAGATTGTAAGCTAACGATCTTGCAAAGGAATATATAATCAATAGACTCTCGGAATTAAGTTCTTAGTTCTGGGTGGTCTGGAGAGTAGAAAATTCAAATTGGCTCTCCGATCTTCATATTGAAAGAGGCGTTTTAAAAAAGTGCATACCAAATAGACGTCACGAGTAGGTTTTTTAAAAAATTAGGCAGCTGGAGAAGTGGTAAACCAATGGTCTATCGAAGGAAGGGAACTTTTCTTTGCCTCTTACAACCAAGCATCTGCATGCTGACACATCGCAATGAGGTAGACTCGAATGGTCCAATGGCGGGAACTTCTCCCTCTAGAGGCTTCTAACTTGTAATCCACCTTCTGTCGTTTGATACACCGTTCGACTCCGGTTCGGAGAGCATACCGTTCTCTCCACTCCTTACTGTCACGGCGAATGCGTGGGAATAGCCTGGGATTATCCTTGGTTGACGTGTAAAACGTTCTTCCATAATCGGAAGGAGAACAAGGATGAGGACATTCCCATTTGCCGACTTTGGCTGGGCAACGCCATTTTGTCCGATGACGACCGGAACACTTGCCCCATTTGTTCATTTTGCGACGAATGGGGCAGATCCGCACACCATCGGAGCCGATTTCCATTTCATTGTATACCCACTTGCCGGAGCCTCTCCGATTTAAGTCGATGATGGCGGCAACCTCATCTTGCTCCAGCAAGGTATAGATAGGGAAAGCGTCGTGGGCGGAATCCAAGATCGCCTCCCCCATTTTCCAAGATTTGTACCAATGACGAAGTTCACGGTAGCCACAAATCCAGGAAACGGAATCGTGTCGACTGGCT is a genomic window of Ammoniphilus sp. CFH 90114 containing:
- a CDS encoding aspartyl-phosphate phosphatase Spo0E family protein; the protein is MLSNILLQILIEKKREYLHELAKKKGLSNPEVLQVSQELDGLIYNYQRILAVMAREIS